GTTCTCTGAAAGTTAATTTCATGTACAAAAAGTAATGTCTGAATTGTACAGTTCAGCTAGCTGATTGTAGCTTATATGTTGATCTAGCTAATCATGGAGGAGAAAAATGGTGTTCACCTGATAACCTAAATCAAGGGCAATCTCCATTATGCTTGAACGAGTAACTCCGGGCAGAATAGTTCCATGTACTAATGCTGGAGTGGAAATAACATTATCCTACAACAATAGAAGTGCATTTATTTTGTGTGAAAATTCATAATAGTTAGAATATATTTGTTTAAGAGTAACAGATCATTGGTAGTACCTTGACAATGAAAATGTTAGCAGCAGATATCTCCTCAATACATTTACCGGTTACAGAATCCAGGTATAAGATATCAGAGAACCCTTTGGCTCTTGCTTGCTTCTGTGCCTGGTAAACCTATAAGAAAGAAACGAAGTTGAGAAAGTATTACGCACTATATCAAAGTTCAGGATTACTCTCATGTGTGTTAGACAAACATATATAGATCGATATCATATTTATATCATGCTTAATTACTGGTGCATAATTGGTGATAGACTTGATCCCTCCAGTTCCACCGGGGGTAGCTCTACGGAGTTTATCCTCAACATACAGGTTCAGGGATGTCCTTCCCTATTATGTAGAATTCCTAAGTTATTAGTCAAGTTGAAAATGTATATCATATTAAGACATTAGACATGCATATATGCAGACAAGAAGAAATATTACCTTGTGGTAATTACCAACCGGAGAAGAGTTACCAACCGGAGAAGCATATATCAGGAATGTGCACTCTGGTGCCGGTCCAACACTAAGAACAGATCCACTTCCCATGAGCAAAGGCCTAAGATATAGTGATCCTTTTCCTGGAGGTGGTACCTATATAAAATCCCAGCCCTTCATTTTCATTAAACTAGATCTGATGGTAAAGAGCCTATCCCTATAAAAGATCCAAAAAAAGGGATCCCTCATTAGAAGGGTTCTGTATAGTTATATACCATACACATGTTTAGAGATAAATATTTTCCAATTGACCATGAAACAGGTTCATTAGATCATCATCCCAAAATGTTTCCTAGCCTGACAAGGATTTATATACGTACTTTATAAGTTGTAACTTAAGAATATATAATAGTACCCAACGCTTATTGGCGAGGACAGTTTGCTTCACAGCATCAACAAATTGCTCTACGGATGGAGAGGGCATGCACATCCTCTCTGCACCCATCTTCATTCTTAGAGCATTCTCTTCCGGCCGGAATAGCATAATACGACCATCTTCTGTTCTCACGGCCTTAAGAGCTTCCAATATTCCCTGCAGAGATCGATGTATATATAGGCATTCGTTGTATCAACTAATATATGGGTCAACAATCTGTGTATATATATATATATATATATATATATATATGTTTAATATTTTCTGACCTACATACCTGTCCATAATTCAAGATTCCAGCAGATGGACAAAGCTCAATATTCCTATAGGGGATGAGATGTCCTTGTGAAAAGATATTTCCATCGGAGCAGTTCATGGTGTACATGAAATCAGTTGGAGTTATTACAAATCCCAGTTCATCCCATTTGACACCATCAGCGTACTTTTCACCATCATCACTGCAAGTTGAGAGAGAAAATAAGATCTAATGATCGATACCGAAGAACCAGTATGAAGAAACGTACATGAATGAGTAAATTGACGTGGTAATATTAAGAACAAAATTAAGGTCCTAATTTAGGGTTAAACTTATTTATCTGAAATTAAGTACCTGTGGTTGATAGATTCAGAAGTTGTCTGCAAATCTGAAGAAGCTGCCATAGCTGCAGACTGTAAGAAAGACTTGGCGAGCGCGCTGTAATTAGTTTCGCAAGTGGTTTCTAATTACATTTGTGTTAACAAAAGTGGGTTGGTGGCTTTTGGAGGCCAAGGCCATGGCTAATAATGTCAACAGAACGAAGTAACGGTGAAGCTACCATTTTTGTGTTTGGTACGAATATTTGCCTTTGAAGCCGGCGGGTTAGATTAGTACGTAGTCATGTTCAAATAATAATTTGAATTTTTTCAATTCATTAATTTGCTACGGATCGGATGTCATCTTTTAGCTAGTAGCAGGTAAGTGACGATTTGAATGGGCTATAATTACTTATTTTCACTTCTGAAAGATTATTGTGCGCAACAAGATAGGAGCATAACCAGTATCCGTAAATTCTCTTTAACCAGGGGAGCATAAGCGAAATACAGGAAAATATATATGATGTATTTAACCTGGATAAAGCTAAAAACACAGAGAGTAAAAAGGCGAGAAAGAAAAGACAATAAGCTACATGTACAAAACTCGTCAGCAGTCACATTCACTGTTTAAAATCCAAATATTATACCTGAAACTGAATTGCATAATAACTTAAGTCAAGATCGTTTCACAATAAACACAAACACAGAACTGTAGAAATAAAAAACCAATAGCTTAAAGAGTTTCCTAGTTGCTCTAGGTGATTACCATAAGGACCAGCATCAATTGGGGTTCCATTCACGGTAGTCATCTTCTCAGCAACACAACTGCAATCTCACAATACACAAAACCAAGGAAAATCTTCTATGCTAGACTACTGTTTCTTCACAGAATGGGACTGTTATTTCTTTAGGAAAAACGTCGTTAGCATAGGGACTTTCTATTGGTATATATAGTGGCCTAGAAACATAACTCGTGCTCATCCCATAAGGAGTCCGGATTCACTTAATGTTTATTTATCTCAAGAACTCAATGTTGATCAGGTTAATCAACTTGATAAGTCTCCAATTTCTAATGAGAGACATACACCTCAATAGGTAACAGGATAGAGTTTTATATTTATATTTCTACTGATTATATTCAAGTTAATCTCAAAACTATTTTATGTAGACAAAGATAAATGCAGTGTTCAATATTATTTTCCAACAATCTCCCACTTGGACCAAGTTATCTTTGTTCATAGTAATTGAGATGTAATCAGAATTGTAACAGTTCTAAAGTGCGCATTGAAATATAAGAATAACTCATAGCTTATCCAGCTTGGTCAATATGCAGAAATGATGCAGAACCTAAGATTGAATTTAATCAGAAGACTAAATCAATTGAAGATCACTAACACCAGATACTGCATACCACACAAGCATAGTAAGATACACAGAAGAGCAAAATAGAATATGTCTATCTTGAATTTCTTTTGCTCAAGTCCTCT
The window above is part of the Fragaria vesca subsp. vesca linkage group LG2, FraVesHawaii_1.0, whole genome shotgun sequence genome. Proteins encoded here:
- the LOC101290706 gene encoding branched-chain-amino-acid aminotransferase 2, chloroplastic-like, whose product is MAASSDLQTTSESINHSDDGEKYADGVKWDELGFVITPTDFMYTMNCSDGNIFSQGHLIPYRNIELCPSAGILNYGQGILEALKAVRTEDGRIMLFRPEENALRMKMGAERMCMPSPSVEQFVDAVKQTVLANKRWVPPPGKGSLYLRPLLMGSGSVLSVGPAPECTFLIYASPVGNSSPVGNYHKGRTSLNLYVEDKLRRATPGGTGGIKSITNYAPVYQAQKQARAKGFSDILYLDSVTGKCIEEISAANIFIVKDNVISTPALVHGTILPGVTRSSIMEIALDLGYQVEERLIPLEDLLEADEAFCTGTAVTVNPVGSVTYDTKRVEYKTWEGTVSQKLYETLTGIQTARLEDKKGWTLEVK